A genomic segment from Malus domestica chromosome 05, GDT2T_hap1 encodes:
- the LOC103434907 gene encoding ras-related protein RIC2, translating into MAGYRAEDDYDYLFKLVLIGDSGVGKSNLLSRFTRNEFSLESKSTIGVEFATRSLDVDGKVIKAQIWDTAGQERYRAITSAYYRGAVGALLVYDVTRNSTFESVERWLKELRDHTDPNIVVMLVGNKSDLRHLVAVSTEDGKSFAERESLYFMETSALEATNVDNAFSEVLTQIFRIVSRKAMEAGDGAASTVPQGEKIDVSKDVSAVKKAGCCSS; encoded by the exons ATGGCTGGGTACAGAGCTGAGGACGACTACGACTACCTCTTCAAGTTGGTGCTGATCGGCGACTCCGGCGTCGGCAAGTCCAACTTGCTGTCGAGGTTCACCAGAAACGAGTTCAGCCTCGAGTCCAAGTCCACAATCGGAGTCGAGTTCGCCACCCGCAGCTTGGATGTCGACGGCAAAGTCATCAAGGCCCAGATTTGGGACACTGCTGGCCAAGAAAG GTACCGAGCGATAACAAGTGCTTACTATCGAGGGGCTGTTGGTGCACTACTTGTGTACGATGTCACTCGGAATTCAACATTTGAAAGTGTGGAAAGGTGGTTAAAGGAGTTAAGAGACCATACTGATCCCAACATTGTTGTCATGCTTGTTGGTAACAAATCAGATCTTCGTCACCTTGTGGCGGTCTCAACTGAGGACGGAAAATCCTTTGCCGAGAGGGAGTCTCTCTACTTCATGGAAACCTCTGCACTCGAAGCGACCAACGTGGACAATGCATTTTCTGAAGTCCTCACCCAGATCTTTCGCATTGTGAGCAGGAAGGCCATGGAGGCTGGCGATGGAGCTGCTTCGACCGTTCCTCAAGGAGAGAAAATCGATGTCAGTAAAGATGTTTCAGCTGTGAAGAAAGCTGGATGTTGCTCAAGCTAG
- the LOC114825010 gene encoding protein HIGH CHLOROPHYLL FLUORESCENCE PHENOTYPE 173, chloroplastic, with amino-acid sequence MELGAINLSSPLSPSALRIQDFSSPVGRNHFKKSLHPQLLCSPLPKPFLQLNDRPHSFLSQQNTDNLSTRTYRRYISAEAGKQSWDLTRFLKTIYFFNEPPSPAKFIEALIEKLSGSSPSKPERKMETSGIVLVAGATGGVGRRAVNILRKKGFPVRVLVRNEQKARQMLGPDIDLVVGDITKESTLVPEYFKGVRRVINAVSVIVGPKEGDTPDRQKYSQGIKFFEPEIKGDSPEKVEYIGMKNLINAVKGSVGLQNGKILFGFEGNSFKEMTWGALDDVVMGGVSESTFQIDRNGGENGGPTGLFKGVVSTANNGGFSSIRTKNLPTAEDLSAYDGLELRLKGDGRRYKLIVRTSRDWDTVGYTAGFDTVGNQWQTVRIPFSSLKPIFRARTVSDAPPFDPSNVVSLQLMFSKFEYDGKLNPTFVEGPFQLPLSSIRAYLKEPITPRFVHVGSAGVTRPERPGLDLSKQPPAVRLNKELDFILTYKLKGEDLIRESGIPYTIVRPCALTEEPAGADLIFDQGDNITGKISREEVAQICVAALESPYATGKTFEVKSVIPFSQPFTVDPENPPPEKDYDVYFKTLKDGITGKEILEQDPVPV; translated from the exons ATGGAATTAGGTGCCATTAATCTGTCGTCCCCTTTGTCTCCATCAGCCCTCAGAATTCAG GATTTTTCATCACCTGTTGGTAGGAATCATTTTAAAAAATCTTTACATCCTCAGTTGCTGTGCTCTCCACTTCCTAAACCCTTTCTTCAACTTAATGACAGACCACATAGCTTTCTCTCCCAACAAAACACTGATAATCTCTCTACGAGAACGTATAGAAGATACATATCAGCAGAAGCTGGAAAGCAAAGTTGGGACTTGACTAGATTCTTGAAAACAATATATTTCTTCAACGAACCGCCCTCTCCTGCTAAG TTTATTGAGGCTTTAATTGAAAAACTATCCGGCTCATCACCTAGTAAACCAGAAAGGAAAATGGAAACTTCTGGCATTGTCCTAGTGGCTGGAGCAACCGGTGGTGTAGGTCGAAGGGCAGTCAACATCTTAAGGAAGAAAGGGTTTCCAGTTCGAGTATTG GTTAGAAATGAACAAAAAGCACGACAGATGTTAGGCCCAGATATCGACTTG GTTGTTGGAGACATTACTAAGGAGAGTACACTAGTTCCTGAGTACTTCAAAGGTGTGAGGAGAGTGATTAATGCGGTTTCTGTCATTGTTGGTCCAAAGGAAGGTGACACTCCTGATAGGCAAAAGTATAGCCAG GGAATCAAGTTCTTTGAACCAGAG ATAAAGGGGGATTCACCCGAAAAGGTGGAGTACATTGGGATGAAAAATTTGATCAATGCTGTAAAAGGAAGCGTCGGACTTCAAAATGGGAAAATACTTTTTGGATTCGAAG GTAATAGTTTTAAGGAAATGACTTGGGGTGCTTTAGATGATGTTGTGATGGGTGGAGTGAGTGAAAGTACATTTCAGATTGACCGAAACGGTGGTGAAAATGGTGGACCAACTGGACTTTTTAAAG GGGTTGTTTCCACTGCAAACAATGGTGGTTTTTCTAGTATCAGAACAAAG AATCTACCAACAGCTGAGGATCTCTCTGCATATGATGGCTTGGAGCTACGCCTTAAAGGTGATGGTCGACGCTATAAGTTAATTGTTCGCACAAGCCGTGATTGGGATACTGTTGGTTACACAGCAGGTTTTGACACTGTTGGAAACCAGTGGCAGACG GTACGCATAccattttcttctttgaaaCCAATATTTCGAGCACGAACTGTATCAGATGCACCACCGTTTGACCCGAGCAACGTTGTGTCGTTGCAG CTCATGTTTAGCAAGTTTGAATACGATGGGAAACTAAATCCTACTTTCGTGGAAGGCCCATTTCAGCTCCCATTATCAAGCATACGGGCATATCTAAAAGAACCTATAACTCCCAG GTTTGTACATGTAGGTTCTGCAGGAGTCACCCGACCTGAGAGGCCTGGACTTGACCTAAGTAAACAACCTCCCGCTGTTCGCTTGAACAAGGAATTGGATTTTATCCTTACATACAAGTTGAAG GGGGAGGATTTAATACGGGAAAGTGGAATACCATACACAATTGTGAGGCCTTGTGCATTAACCGAGGAGCCTGCCGGAGCAGATCTCATTTTTGATCAAGGAGACaatataacg GGTAAGATTTCAAGAGAGGAGGTTGCTCAAATTTGCGTTGCTGCTTTAGAAAGCCCGTATGCAACTGGCAAGACATTTGAG GTTAAGAGTGTCATACCATTTAGCCAGCCATTTACAGTGGATCCCGAAAACCCACCTCCTGAGAAGGACTACGATGTTTACTTTAAAACTTTGAAAGATGGAATTACGGGAAAGGAAATCTTGGAACAAGACCCTGTACCAGTGTAA